One Rosa chinensis cultivar Old Blush chromosome 3, RchiOBHm-V2, whole genome shotgun sequence DNA window includes the following coding sequences:
- the LOC112191998 gene encoding uncharacterized protein LOC112191998 isoform X2 produces MAGDAPNWDGLLKWSLAHSDGTRPNRNLSDEDRKWFMEAMQAQSVDVVKRMKEITLVMKTPEEVLEAQGVTAADIEDLHSIGGLVPLLDYLKNSHANIRAKAAEVVTTIVQNNPKSQQLVMEANGLEYLYSLFTSDPDVTVRTKALGAISSLIRDNKPGVIAFRLANGYAGLRDALSSESVRFQRKALNLISYLLRENSSDCNIISDLGFPRIMVHLASSEDLEVREAALRGLLELAREKTGGAKVTLAEEDEKLKQLLEDRIKGISLMSPEDLGAAREERQLVDSLWGACYKEPSSLREKGLLVLPGEDAPPPDVASKHFEPPLRAFTPNPAHIKPDTEKKETPPLLLGAGPPPEARDDSNGRLQ; encoded by the exons ATGGCCGGAGACGCACCCAACTGGGATGGACTGCTCAAATGGAGTCTTGCCCACTCCGACGGCACTCGCCCTAATCGAAATTTGAG CGATGAGGATCGAAAATGGTTTATGGAAGCTATGCAAGCTCAGAGTGTTGACGTTGTAAAGAGGATGAAGGAAATAACTCTTGTGATGAAAACTCCTGAGGAGGTTTTGGAAGCTCAGGGAGTTACTGCTGCTGACATTGAAG ATCTTCACTCCATTGGTGGTTTGGTCCCTCTACTCGATTATCTGAAGAACTCCCATGCTAATATTCGAGCCAAGGCTGCAGAAGTTGTGACCACGATTGTGCAGAACAATCCCAAGAGCCAACAACTGGTTATGGAAGCAAATGGCTTGGAATATTTGTATTCTTTGTTCACATCCGACCCTGATGTCACTGTTCGCACCAAAGCTCTTGGTGCAATATCCT CTTTAATTCGGGACAACAAACCTGGTGTCATTGCATTTCGTCTAGCAAATGGTTATGCAGGCTTGAGAGATGCTTTATCTTCTGAAAGCGTGAGATTTCAGAG GAAAGCTCTGAACTTGATTTCTTACCTTCTGCGTGAGAATAGTTCTGATTGCAACATAATAAGTGACCTAGGATTTCCACGCATAATGGTGCACCTTGCCTCCAGCGAAGATCTAGAAGTGCGAGAAGCTGCACTCCGGGGCCTACTTGAGCTGGCTCGAGAAAAAACTGGTGGTGCCAAGGTGACACTAgctgaagaagatgagaaaTTGAAGCAGCTTCTTGAAGACCGAATTAAAGGTATCAGTCTGATGTCTCCTGAAGATCTTGGAGCAGCTAGAGAGGAGAGGCAGCTGGTAGATTCCCTATGGGGTGCCTGCTATAAGGAGCCATCTTCTCTTCGTGAGAAGGGGCTTCTTGTGCTTCCTGGGGAAGATGCACCGCCACCTGATGTTGCAAGCAAGCATTTTGAGCCTCCCCTTAGAGCATTCACTCCAAATCCTGCTCATATAAAACCTGATACTGAGAAGAAAGAAACTCCTCCACTGCTGCTAGGCGCAGGCCCTCCTCCCGAGGCTAGAGATGACTCAAATGGGAGGTTACAGTGA
- the LOC112191998 gene encoding hsp70 nucleotide exchange factor fes1 isoform X1: MAGDAPNWDGLLKWSLAHSDGTRPNRNLSDEDRKWFMEAMQAQSVDVVKRMKEITLVMKTPEEVLEAQGVTAADIEDLLDELQEHVESIDMANDLHSIGGLVPLLDYLKNSHANIRAKAAEVVTTIVQNNPKSQQLVMEANGLEYLYSLFTSDPDVTVRTKALGAISSLIRDNKPGVIAFRLANGYAGLRDALSSESVRFQRKALNLISYLLRENSSDCNIISDLGFPRIMVHLASSEDLEVREAALRGLLELAREKTGGAKVTLAEEDEKLKQLLEDRIKGISLMSPEDLGAAREERQLVDSLWGACYKEPSSLREKGLLVLPGEDAPPPDVASKHFEPPLRAFTPNPAHIKPDTEKKETPPLLLGAGPPPEARDDSNGRLQ, translated from the exons ATGGCCGGAGACGCACCCAACTGGGATGGACTGCTCAAATGGAGTCTTGCCCACTCCGACGGCACTCGCCCTAATCGAAATTTGAG CGATGAGGATCGAAAATGGTTTATGGAAGCTATGCAAGCTCAGAGTGTTGACGTTGTAAAGAGGATGAAGGAAATAACTCTTGTGATGAAAACTCCTGAGGAGGTTTTGGAAGCTCAGGGAGTTACTGCTGCTGACATTGAAG ATTTGTTGGATGAGTTGCAGGAGCATGTTGAGTCCATTGACATGGCCAATG ATCTTCACTCCATTGGTGGTTTGGTCCCTCTACTCGATTATCTGAAGAACTCCCATGCTAATATTCGAGCCAAGGCTGCAGAAGTTGTGACCACGATTGTGCAGAACAATCCCAAGAGCCAACAACTGGTTATGGAAGCAAATGGCTTGGAATATTTGTATTCTTTGTTCACATCCGACCCTGATGTCACTGTTCGCACCAAAGCTCTTGGTGCAATATCCT CTTTAATTCGGGACAACAAACCTGGTGTCATTGCATTTCGTCTAGCAAATGGTTATGCAGGCTTGAGAGATGCTTTATCTTCTGAAAGCGTGAGATTTCAGAG GAAAGCTCTGAACTTGATTTCTTACCTTCTGCGTGAGAATAGTTCTGATTGCAACATAATAAGTGACCTAGGATTTCCACGCATAATGGTGCACCTTGCCTCCAGCGAAGATCTAGAAGTGCGAGAAGCTGCACTCCGGGGCCTACTTGAGCTGGCTCGAGAAAAAACTGGTGGTGCCAAGGTGACACTAgctgaagaagatgagaaaTTGAAGCAGCTTCTTGAAGACCGAATTAAAGGTATCAGTCTGATGTCTCCTGAAGATCTTGGAGCAGCTAGAGAGGAGAGGCAGCTGGTAGATTCCCTATGGGGTGCCTGCTATAAGGAGCCATCTTCTCTTCGTGAGAAGGGGCTTCTTGTGCTTCCTGGGGAAGATGCACCGCCACCTGATGTTGCAAGCAAGCATTTTGAGCCTCCCCTTAGAGCATTCACTCCAAATCCTGCTCATATAAAACCTGATACTGAGAAGAAAGAAACTCCTCCACTGCTGCTAGGCGCAGGCCCTCCTCCCGAGGCTAGAGATGACTCAAATGGGAGGTTACAGTGA
- the LOC112191997 gene encoding calcium-dependent protein kinase 13, translating to MGNCCRSPAAVAREDVKSSFSGHDHGRRDSSAGKKAPTTVLTGVPKENIDEKYLVDRELGRGEFGVTYLCIDRSSRELLACKSISKRKLRTAVDVEDVRREVAIMKHLPKNASIVSLKEACEDDHAVHLVMELCEGGELFDRIVARGHYTERAAAAVTRTIVEVVQLCHKHGVIHRDLKPENFLFANKKENSPLKAIDFGLSIFFKPGERFSEIVGSPYYMAPEVLKRNYGPEIDIWSAGVILYILLCGVPPFWAESEQGVAQAILRGLIDFKRDPWPSISEGAKSLVKQMLEPDPKLRLTAKQVLEHPWLTNAKKAPNVPLGDVVKSRLKQFSMMNRFKRKALRVIADFFSKEEVEDIKEMFKKMDTDNDGVVSIEELKSGLKNYGSQLAESDVQLLIEAVDTNGKGTLDYGEFVAVSLHLQRMANDEHLHKAFSYFDKNSNGYIEPDELRDALMEDGADDCTDVANDIFHEVDTDKDGLISYDEFVAMMKTGTDWRKASRHYSRGRFNSLSIKLMKDGSINLGNE from the exons ATGGGAAATTGTTGCAGATCTCCGGCGGCCGTTGCCAGGGAGGATGTGAaatcgagcttttccggccacgATCACGGCCGGAGGGACTCCAGTGCCGGCAAGAAGGCTCCGACGACTGTCTTGACCGGCGTGCCCAAGGAGAACATTGATGAGAAGTACCTGGTGGATCGGGAGCTCGGCCGCGGCGAGTTTGGGGTGACCTACCTCTGTATTGACCGGAGCTCCAGGGAGCTCTTGGCCTGCAAGAGCATTTCGAAGCGGAAGCTGAGGACGGCGGTGGATGTGGAGGACGTACGGCGCGAGGTGGCGATAATGAAGCATCTGCCCAAGAATGCGAGTATTGTGAGCTTGAAGGAGGCTTGTGAAGACGACCACGCCGTGCATTTGGTCATGGAGTTGTGCGAGGGCGGCGAGCTCTTCGATCGGATTGTGGCCAGGGGGCATTATACTGAGAGAGCCGCCGCCGCGGTGACGAGGACTATTGTGGAGGTTGTGCAGCTCTGTCACAAGCATGGAGTCATACACAGGGACTTGAAGCCGGAGAACTTTCTGTTTGCAAACAAGAAGGAGAACTCGCCTCTCAAGGCTATCGATTTCGGATTGTCTATATTCTTCAAGCCAG GTGAGAGGTTCTCAGAAATTGTTGGAAGTCCATATTACATGGCTCCTGAGGTGCTGAAGCGGAATTACGGGCCTGAAATAGATATATGGAGTGCTGGAGTTATACTCTATATTTTGTTGTGTGGGGTTCCTCCTTTTTGGGCCG AGTCTGAACAAGGGGTTGCACAAGCAATTCTCCGTGGGCTGATAGATTTCAAACGTGATCCTTGGCCGAGTATTTCAGAGGGTGCCAAGAGTTTAGTGAAGCAAATGTTGGAGCCAGACCCAAAGCTAAGATTAACTGCAAAGCAAGTGCTTG AGCATCCTTGGCTCACAAATGCTAAGAAAGCTCCAAATGTTCCTCTGGGAGATGTTGTCAAGTCAAGGCTTAAGCAGTTTTCCATGATGAACAGATTCAAAAGAAAGGCTCTGAGG GTTATTGCTGATTTCTTTTCCAAGGAAGAAGTGGAAGACATTAAAGAGATGTTTAAGAAGATGGACACTGATAATGATGGCGTTGTTTCAATTGAAGAGTTAAAATCAGGACTTAAGAATTATGGATCACAACTTGCCGAGTCAGACGTTCAATTGCTTATAGAAGCC GTTGATACTAATGGAAAGGGAACCCTTGACTATGGAGAGTTTGTTGCTGTTTCCCTCCACCTACAGAGAATGGccaatgatgagcatcttcacAAGGCATTTTCGTACTTTGACAAGAATAGCAATGGCTACATCGAGCCAGACGAACTCCGCGATGCTTTGATGGAAGATGGCGCAGATGATTGTACAGATGTAGCAAACGACATCTTTCACGAAGTGGACACAGATAAG GATGGGCTTATCAGTTATGATGAATTTGTTGCTATGATGAAGACCGGGACAGATTGGAGAAAGGCTTCTCGGCATTACTCAAGAGGGAGATTTAACAGCCTAAGCATAAAGCTGATGAAGGATGGTTCAATAAATTTGGGGAATGAGTAA
- the LOC112191998 gene encoding hsp70 nucleotide exchange factor fes1 isoform X3, with product MSCRSMLSPLTWPMLLILCVIDLHSIGGLVPLLDYLKNSHANIRAKAAEVVTTIVQNNPKSQQLVMEANGLEYLYSLFTSDPDVTVRTKALGAISSLIRDNKPGVIAFRLANGYAGLRDALSSESVRFQRKALNLISYLLRENSSDCNIISDLGFPRIMVHLASSEDLEVREAALRGLLELAREKTGGAKVTLAEEDEKLKQLLEDRIKGISLMSPEDLGAAREERQLVDSLWGACYKEPSSLREKGLLVLPGEDAPPPDVASKHFEPPLRAFTPNPAHIKPDTEKKETPPLLLGAGPPPEARDDSNGRLQ from the exons ATGAGTTGCAGGAGCATGTTGAGTCCATTGACATGGCCAATG CTGTTAATTTTATGTGTTATAGATCTTCACTCCATTGGTGGTTTGGTCCCTCTACTCGATTATCTGAAGAACTCCCATGCTAATATTCGAGCCAAGGCTGCAGAAGTTGTGACCACGATTGTGCAGAACAATCCCAAGAGCCAACAACTGGTTATGGAAGCAAATGGCTTGGAATATTTGTATTCTTTGTTCACATCCGACCCTGATGTCACTGTTCGCACCAAAGCTCTTGGTGCAATATCCT CTTTAATTCGGGACAACAAACCTGGTGTCATTGCATTTCGTCTAGCAAATGGTTATGCAGGCTTGAGAGATGCTTTATCTTCTGAAAGCGTGAGATTTCAGAG GAAAGCTCTGAACTTGATTTCTTACCTTCTGCGTGAGAATAGTTCTGATTGCAACATAATAAGTGACCTAGGATTTCCACGCATAATGGTGCACCTTGCCTCCAGCGAAGATCTAGAAGTGCGAGAAGCTGCACTCCGGGGCCTACTTGAGCTGGCTCGAGAAAAAACTGGTGGTGCCAAGGTGACACTAgctgaagaagatgagaaaTTGAAGCAGCTTCTTGAAGACCGAATTAAAGGTATCAGTCTGATGTCTCCTGAAGATCTTGGAGCAGCTAGAGAGGAGAGGCAGCTGGTAGATTCCCTATGGGGTGCCTGCTATAAGGAGCCATCTTCTCTTCGTGAGAAGGGGCTTCTTGTGCTTCCTGGGGAAGATGCACCGCCACCTGATGTTGCAAGCAAGCATTTTGAGCCTCCCCTTAGAGCATTCACTCCAAATCCTGCTCATATAAAACCTGATACTGAGAAGAAAGAAACTCCTCCACTGCTGCTAGGCGCAGGCCCTCCTCCCGAGGCTAGAGATGACTCAAATGGGAGGTTACAGTGA